CCACGGGTAGCACATCCGTGTGTCGCAGCAACGCCAGGGAGAGACGTACTGCCACCGGTTGAAGGGAGGGAACTGGGCGACAGGCAGCTCGGGTGGCGTAATAGTGGGCAATGGTCAGATACTGCTCCGCCTTGCCGGCAAAGGCAGACTGAGCATGCTCCGAGCCGCGTACTCCGATAATCATGCGGTACAGAAAGTCACGCAATCGCTGCCATAAGCTGCCGCCCTCCGATTGTTCCTCGCGCAGCGACAGACAGTCCAAGGCGATGCGCGAGTAAAGATTAAAGTGCTCCTCGATGGGCGGTGCCCCATAGCTGAGATAAAGTCCAAGGGCGTTGATGCAGTCGCTTTCGCGTATCAACTGCGCGGCATAAGCAGCCACGTACTTCTGCAGCACTGAGGGATTCAGCTGCTTTGCCTTATCGAGGCACCGCTGCCATTGTCCCTGCTCAGCCAGCAGATCCAAAGCGCTAATGATGTCAATGTCCGCCAGTTGCTCCACATTGCCTTCATGCTTTAATCGggatttctgttgttgctctacGTAGGCCAGCAGCTCGGCATCAATCTCCTTGGCCAGGCGACGTGCCTTCGACCATTGTTCCGCACGGATAAATACATCCACCGCCTGCTTCGGCATATCAGCAGCCAGATAGAGCTGCGCTGCTGGTCCAATCTGTTTAATGGCCAACAGGCGTGGTCCCAGGGTTTGAGCCAAGTCCTGTGCATCCTTACCCTCCAGGAACTGATTGACTATCTCGGCGGCACGAAGTAGAGCACGTTCCAAAGTGCCGGCATCCTCGGCATTGGAGGCATCAATCTGCATGAGACACTCGGCTGCCTTGCGGAACTGTTCGCGCTTGGCAAACTCCGCAGCACGTTGCAAATATGCGCGGGAATCGGAGGTGACGTCCTCTCCCTGCTGCTGACCACGCTGCTGCTGGGCGTGCAAGCGACGCAGATCATTCATGGCCGAGGGATAATGCTCTTCGGCAATACGAAGTGCATCCTCATACAGGGATTCCTGCTTGTAGTAATCAATGATGAGATCGGGACGCTGGGCGCGCAAAAGGAGCATCTCGTAGTCCTGATAGTTGCGTGTCTCCAGAGCAGCGGATGCCTGACCAATTAGCACATCGTTTATGGCATCTGGCAAATGCTGCTCGGCCACATTGAGAGCTGCCGCCCAATCACCCGCATGCTGATACATGAGTATGGCTTCCTTGGGCTTGTGAGCTTTCAGGAACTCTGCCTCGGCTTCTTCGAACTTGCCCTCATCTTCCAGAGACATGGCAATCTTCAGATGCACCTCATCAGTGGGTTTACCAGCAAACCGACAAAGTTCCATGGCGAATTCAAACTGTCCCGAATCGCAGGCAAAGCCCACAGCAGTGTCTAGCAGTCCCAGCTTGCTGAGCAGTCGTACAGCGCTCTCGAGTGGCATGGACTTGGCCCACATATAAGCCACCTGCTGGCTAGCGCCCTCGGTGCCTTTCTGCTTGGCCACGCGATAGCCATCCTCCCAACGGGACGACGAGCAATACATATGCACGGCGGACTTCCAGTCCCCGGATGCGATAAAGTGCAGCTCGGCATTCTTGAATTTGCCACGCGACTCCAGCTGACGTGCCAGGTGGAGATGGGTGCTGTCCAGTAGATCTTTGTGGTAGCGCTCCACCAGACGTATCATGGAGTCGTAGAGCTCCCTGCGTTTATACATGGCTATGGCTAGATCGGGTTCGTTGACTGCAATCAGCACCTTCTCGGCATCCCGGTACTTGCCCTGCTCTTCGAGGCTGCTGCCTAGCTGCACAAAAAGCTCTCGCAGTTGCTCCGCCTTAAGGTACTTTTCCCCAAGCACGTAGGCACGCTCCCATTTGCCATGGCGATTGAGAAGCTCGATGGCATCTTTGTAGAGATTAGCACGCACCAGCAAGTCCTCGGCGCCATCCAAATCCCCTGCAAATGCCAAGTGCTTGGACAGATCCAAAGCGTAGCGTTGAATGAGCTCAGGTTCGTCTAGAACTTTGGCTATTTGCACCGCCTTGCGCCACTGCTTAGCACCCACAGCTGCCTCGAGCGCTTTTTGCGTAGCACCCGCCTCAATATAGTGATTGATGGAGGCATCTAGCTGCTTGCGACTGACCAACCAGTCGCCCCACTGCTCCTCCAAGGCAGTCACTTCCTGAGGCGACACCACGCGTGCCAGTTCTAAAGCCCTAGCGTAAGCTCCTCCCTTGCGATAGAGCGCTAATGCTGCTTCCGGGCGGGACAGACGATGAGCAATGTCACCGGCGAGCTCGTAAAGCTCACAGTGCACTAATCCCTCGGTTACCTGCAGCATCAGTTGCTCGTCCTGCAGCAGATGAGGCGTCTTGAGAGCCAGACGTGCCGCGCGAGCAGGTTTGTTAGCCTTGAGGAAAAGCGCCATTGCCTGCTGTAATTCCCCCTCATCCTCAAGCACTTGACCTGCCTTCTCCTGTTGGTCAGTCTCGAGTAGAAAGTCCATGTGTTGCTGTCGTAGCTCAGGGAGACGAGCATAACCTCTTCTCTCGGCCAGGGCGACAGCTTCATCCCACATGCGCAGCTGCTGATACATTGCCAGCGCCGCCTCGATGTCACCTTGCTCGAGATAGATCCTCTCTGCGGCTCTCAAATCAGAGCTGAGCAGCGCCAACTTGGCCCGCACCTCGGGACAGTGAATGCCCGGGCTGCCAGTGGCTTGCTCAAAATTATCCGCTTGCTCAATCATCTCGGCCAGGTAGTAAGCCTTCGACACATTGGCCAGGGCTGCATAGCAACGCTGTGCAACACGCAGATTGCCTTCCTCTAGGGAAATAATGGCCAAATTGTGCCACATAGCCTTGGCAGCTGGCTTGTCGCCCAGCGATTCCAAAAAGTGCACAGCACGCCCAAAATCATTGTCATTGACTGCGGTACCGAATTCGACAAGACCCTCATCCAGTTGATAGGTATGCTCACTGGGACCGTCCTGGGAGCGCACCACAGTGTGTCCCTACACAAGATAAAGTCAGTTAGTATGCACCTAAAGAAAGAAACCCATCAATACTAACGTTCTCTCGCAGCACCTCGATAGCTTCTCCCCTCATGGTTTGCAGCGTCACGTGTTCGGGTAGATCGATGTTATACCAAATAGCGAGATTAGTGTTGCTTTGGGCCACGACGACATCGCTCTGTGGCACCCACTGAACAAAGGAAATATTACTGAGCAGCGTCTGTTTCTTGCCATTGTAGTTGTCAACGAGAATTAATCTCAACTTCTTGTCCCGAAAGAGCAGCTTGTGTGCAGTCTCACTGAGCTCCAGCCAATCAATCTTGGTCTCGTGATTGATTTGACCGCTGACCTGTTGACTGACTAGATCCACAACACAAATGGTCTTGGCATCCAGCAGAAAAGCGAGCTTCTTGTTCTCTCGCGCATTGCCACGCTCATTTAAACGCACGGAGATAACGTGAGGATTAACAAACTCGGTGCGCACCGAGCCGAGTATTCGATTGTCGCCATACTCCACGAGACTCAATTCTCCCACATTGAAGACAAGACAGACATGCGGGTTTTCGAAGTAGAAACGTTCATGTCGTCCTGAGGCTGTCCATGGGACTTCACTGGCTAGATTCCGCGTAAGATCGCAGAGTATAAGCGACTCCTCAGTACGTCCTACTAAGTAGTTATCCTTCCCCATGATGCGCACATCATCAATCTCTAGTCCCAGCTGTGATTCGATGGTTAATTGCTGCGTTGGCTCTGCCAACGAACGCACCAGCAACTGACTTGGTGCCACAAAGATTAACTCGAACTTATCCTGCCAGATGGTTCGCTTCAGCACAGACTCGAAGAGCAACACCGCTCCACTCACAGACCCTAGAGCCAGGCGTGCTCCATCCCTTCGCCAGATCAACGCACTTAAAGTATATAGACAGCTGATCTCCTTGCTGGCACTTTCGCTCCATGCGCTTTGACGCGGACTCCAGGCGAATATCCTTATGCGATCATAGCTGCCGAAGGCAACAGCCTGACCATTGGGACTGCAGGCAGCCACAGTGAACTCCCGTTCTCCTTCCGTGCGGGAAAAATCGAAGGTGCGCTGCTGGCGACCCTGAGCAGGCGTAGAGTTAGTGGCAGCGAGAGGAAAAGAAATTTAGAATAGGACAATTCATTAAACCTGACACCATAGAGATTCATCTGGGGAACTCCATCGGACAAAGTATTAAGTCTTCCTCAAAACTCCCTACTCACCACGCTGTCGTAAAAGATTATGCGCTGATCGCAACCTCCTGCGCAAAATCCACCCTGAGGCCAGGCGAGAGCAAAGGGCGGCACTGGATGCTGAACAATACGACCCAAGGGTTCGCTGGCCTCCTCTGTGAGGTAATAGCGAATAATGGTGCCATCGTTGTGTCCACTAAGGAAGCCAGTTCCTTTGGTATTCGAGGCTagagaaatgcaaatgctgtcGCCTCCATAAAGACTCTGGGACTTATTACTTTTGCAGTGCAGTGCACGAATTTTGCCATCCTCAAGACCTGGAAGAGACAGAAGTAGAAAATTAGTTAAGATTTGAGAAGCTCCACTTTGACTTACCAGCGATGATGGCGCCTGAGGTGAGCCAGATTAGAGCAGTAACTGCTCCAGCTTGAGGAAACTTATTGCAAATGACCTTCTTGTCGTTCCACGACTCGCCCAGCTTGTACACATAGACAATGCTGTCGCTCTGCCCCACAGCCAACTTGGTTGAATCCGGACTAAAAGCTAATCCTCTGATGACATAGGAGTTCTTGCCATTCGCTGCATTCGCTGGCTTCGTGCTAAACTTATCCCTGCGCTCCCCTGCATCATCGTAGAGTAGAATGTGACGATCTGCGGTGGCAATTGCCAATTTCTGCTGATTAGGGGACCAGGCAAGTCCTGCGATTCGCTGAATTTGCTCCTGCATTGAAATTCCCAATGAATCGCGACGATCTATTTGCTTAAACGACTTTAAATCTCACCTGACCCTCGAGCAATGtgcgcaaatatttcaattgcattgtgGATACGGTTCGTTTGCTAGTATAATCTTCAATAAATTCTgaatttcaacaataaattttcagCTAAAAGTTCTACGCTTGTTATGGCCAACAGTTGTTgtggcaaccagcaaccaacaaccagcaacgCGGCAACGTGCGTAGTTGCAACCCCCTTTGACGTGTTGTCTATTTTGTTGGTGCTTCCGTTTTGCGCTTGCCATTCTAAATAAATGGCTTTTGTGCTGTCTGTGGCATGCAGCAAAAgctgaggcagcagcagcagcagcaggtgccgGGCATGCCACAGGATGTGGCAGCGACGATTGGCGCaatctattgttgttgttgtcaaagcATTGACGCTGGTTTCGCAGCCAAAGCGAAAGCTACATACAGCTAGCATTGTTTGCTCTGCTCTACAGCCACAATCGCAGCCTGTTGGCCTAGtcctggcagcagcagcagcagcagcagaggagcAACAGCTCGTGTGGCGCATGTATCTGCgagagttgtgtgtgtttggcgagagcgacagagagagagcgcagaTTCATACAGGTGTGTTTGCGCGCACTAAACGAGTGTGTGAGAGGGAGTACATAGTCAAGTCAGAGTGtgggagaaagagaggaaTTACTGAGAGAACATTTGCTAATAAGGGAGGTTTCTGCTTAGGCTGCTGCAGCGACACTAGCGGCGGATTTCTTGAGGTTTGTGACTGCGCTAAGCAGGACActcttataatatataatataaatatactaacataaataataaatataatagttCAAAAACGTTAATTAttagtaaattataaatacataagaaTTTCTACATTTTCAAAGAAACGTATTCGACTGAGGATGTTTAGCTTTCATGATTTGTTGGCTTGTATATTTACTAATTATGTACATAGATCTGAGCACACTtatacacatgtacatatgtacgtcATGTGTTGTCATAATAATACTCCTACTGAGACTATCGAGACTGAGGTTGTCACGTCtagatttcaaataaattgagttcacctaacataaattaaaatcttgTTTGTGCTTGCAGCCAATATTTGTTCTGATAACTTTCAACTGACCGTTGCTACACAGTATAAGACTTTGCACACTCATTGTATAACACTTGTATAAGTGCCTTGCTTAGCTTGCACTGCTTGTGCGACTGCTTGCTCGACTGCTTCTTGGATTGCCTTCCCCTTTTGTGACTGTGCTTTTTCGGAGTAATTTAACTTTCATTGCCCCTGTTTAACGAGATGTCcgtttcgctctctttctttctctcgtTTTCCGAAGTGTCACAACCTCGGCTGCCTTGGCCGAGTCGGAGAGcagtcgttgtcgtcgttatGGATTTGCCAGAGTGTCGTAGTCATTGGAGTTATCGTGGCCGTTGTCTCGTAGTCGCTGTCTTTTGGTTAGGCCAGGCCAAAGTCGTGCTGGGCTAATGTATGGCAGCACGCATTGTGGCAGGTCAAAGCGTCAAGCGCGCGCTTCTTGCTTTGCTCTACTGTCTGTCGGAATAGGCCTGCTGCTCTTCTACTACATACAGTAAGTAGTATAGCCTGAGCAGGACTCTTGTTTTGCTCTGCCTCTGTCTTTGCTTTTGTGGGCTGGCAGCCCTTTAATGAGTTTCATTAATTAAAGCTACTTTGTTGGCAGCGGTTGCTTGGTTGttgccacagctgctgctcctgctcctgctgctgttggtatAACAGTTCCTGCTTGTCTATCTCTGtgcgtgtgcgagtgtgtttggttgtgtgtgtgtgcatgagtAAACATGCAACATGAATTTCGCCCTTGACTTTTAATGGGTTTATGACAAAAACGTTGCCGCTGCCCAGTTTCCACAGTCGCCTGCTTGCTAATGTGCAGAGCGCActttgtcgctgtcgcagtcgctgaTTTTgcactgtgcgtgtgtgagtgtgtgtgtgttagtgtgtggaTAACAGAGTTGTTAAAGCGGATGTCTGCCGGAAGCTCTTGTGGGTGCCATTTTGGTTCATGTTCATgtgcgacaacgacgacgacgacgatggcgacgcACGCCAGCATTTTTATCTAAGGGTCGTGGCTTAAAACCTTAAACCATTGCGAGAGACTTTTGTCTCTTCTCTGGCGCAGCAAAAGTTGGCCATTCCTTTCGCCACGATTGTCTATCATTGTTTCTGCGGGTTTCCTTTTGGCTTGCCCCTTCCCCTCCTCCACTGTTTGCTGCAATGCATTTTCCGCTTCCTTGCGCCTTCCTTCCGCGAGCTTTGGCTTTTCCAGCTTTCACTTGcgttttgtattgttttagTTTCGGCGACAGCCAACTTAATTTGTCgacttattatttatgttctcttctatttttttttttttttttgctgtggtGTTTTTGGCTGGAGAGTCACTCGAGACACTCAAGAGACTCTTTGCCAGAGAGCTGCACTCCATTAGAATTAGTTGCGAGTTATGCGGCATCTTATTTGTGCACTTTTCACTtacagctgcagttgcagctgctgcttttgctgctcttATCTAATGCATTTCCACTTTGCCTTTTTTCTACACGAAAATGTAAACTACTTAAGCAAAAAACGGCGACCGCTAATTCAGCTTTAAGCAACAATCTGGTTAAAACTCCCGACCAAACACTGCcagactcgactcgactcgactcgactccaATGCAAAATCTGagcaaacgcaacgcaaaagTTTTCCTTCAacttttccacacacacacacactaacacacactcatgctAAGCGGCGAaactgcaacaaaatgtgCATAGTTAAAAAAGTGCAtaacgaacaaaaaaagaaacaacacgAGAACGTGAGACGGAGAGCGAGAGCGGAAGAGAAGGAGGTGGAAAATGTTGTGAAAAGTGAGGCAGGAAGTGCGCGAAAAATAACACAGCCATTGCCGAGTGCTATGCATAATGaataacattttcaaattagtttCCGGTCAGTGGAGATTTTAACGCGGCCTGTCGAGCGCAATGTGGAACGCAGCCTCCTCTTTCTCCTACTTTTACTGGCTGCAGGGTATGTGGAGTGTGCAGTGTGGAGAaggaagagggagaggaagGGGCCAGGCTACTCTCAGCATCGTAGTGCGAAGCTGTGtaacaattttgcaattcaatgcaacgccaaatggcaaatagcaaatggcaatggcaaatggcaaaacaaaaggccaacagcagcagctcaaagGGTTCGTGTTTCGGGTTGCACAGTACCATGAAGGTTGTTGCGGCGCGCctcagcaacaaacaaaaaacaacttaCGAATGTATTTCACAGATATGCAACTAGCAGATACTCTATAAGTTCCTGGAATGAGAAGCTATAAGTTATCTTAAACTTGCACTCACCAGCCTTTTAAATTCCTGTGGTAAATGTTTTCACAGTTTCTccaatatttgcaaaataatttccaATTACTTAGGTTCAAGAAATGCTAAAATAATGAAGTGATCCAACACTATAAGGTAAATAACGATTTGAAGTGAGaccgcaaaaataaaaagaacgaaaaaGGGAATTTTGAACTTATGCTATTAGGTAAATTCTTAAAACAgcataaaaattatacaataattatgaatTGGTCATTTTCAAagttcaagaatatatttgtatctcctttttccattttatctttattcttagctctaaaacATAATCTTATTTCAGGAATGTTAAAATctttaagaatttttaaacCTAGAATTCTtcttacaattttatattaaatctgaaaaataaatgtagattgaaaagtaaaaCACAAATCTGGATTTTAAGAACTTTGAGTAACTTTTCTTGTAActagaattttattttgaaatcgaaaagttcttaaaatcAAGGTTTGTaatctacttttcaatctTAATTTTGTTTCCTCTGTGGTTGTGATCATTTGTGATCTACTTTTCAATCCTTATTTTCTTCTCTGTGTACActtatttagtaaattttcattaaactttaactttactttgttattttattgaattcatagaaaaaaaacatttaaggAACATAGCTCTAAGTCATCATATGCCTTGTGGCTAGAGTGTCGGTatcaaatgcataaattatataaaaatgcaataaaaaataaataaataaattcatttcactGCTGgcatcatatttatttcatatattgtCTACCTCTGGATGTAACAAAAAAATCTGTAAGCctgaagtattttaaatttgcattcattGTTGAAACCAACACCAGGAAGTATTTCAAGCTTATACgaacataaacaaaaagccATAGATTATGCTATAATTGACAGATTTAAGGCATTGAACTGTTCGGCAAAGGCTTTTAGGCTTACTCCATATACCCCACTTTAAAGCAATTGTAATGGGTATGgaacaagaaaacaacaatatggaaaaatgttataaaattaAACGATCCAAaagtaagcaaacaaaaagaggcgcagcagacaaacagacagacagagggaTGGACAGAGTAAAGACCGCAGCAATCAAAATGATTGCttcagcagcaaaaacaaaaagaacaacaaccaaTAACAAAACAGAGGCATTAAGcaaaagagcaacaataaGTAGGAAATCATTTGAGCAAATAGACAAAAATAGATCTCGCTTAGAAGCGAAGCATTACGTTTATAATGAGGCTATCCTCGTAGTCCTTGGCAGCAGGTAGAGAAGGGGAAGAAGGTGAAACGGCAAAGTATATAAACTGaataatgaaatcaaaatatgaGAGATTCAGCCAAACCCAAGTGTTTTAGCATAGCAATGAAATTggcacaacaaatgcaaaataatcaCCTTGGAGAGTTGCGAAAAGCAGAAGCGAACGATGATGTCCAGGTTTAAAACCAACTGAGTATTCCCAATtggttggcagttggcagctAACAGCATTATTCCTGCAACGCAGCTCCCTTTTATCCTCCATCCACAAGATTGCAGTCATGTCCAAGAAAATGATGCAATCGCTCTGCCAGCTCAGGCCAGCTTAGCTTCAGCTCGCTGTTAGCTCGAG
This is a stretch of genomic DNA from Drosophila albomicans strain 15112-1751.03 chromosome 3, ASM965048v2, whole genome shotgun sequence. It encodes these proteins:
- the LOC117569880 gene encoding intraflagellar transport protein 172 homolog, whose translation is MQLKYLRTLLEGQEQIQRIAGLAWSPNQQKLAIATADRHILLYDDAGERRDKFSTKPANAANGKNSYVIRGLAFSPDSTKLAVGQSDSIVYVYKLGESWNDKKVICNKFPQAGAVTALIWLTSGAIIAGLEDGKIRALHCKSNKSQSLYGGDSICISLASNTKGTGFLSGHNDGTIIRYYLTEEASEPLGRIVQHPVPPFALAWPQGGFCAGGCDQRIIFYDSVGRQQRTFDFSRTEGEREFTVAACSPNGQAVAFGSYDRIRIFAWSPRQSAWSESASKEISCLYTLSALIWRRDGARLALGSVSGAVLLFESVLKRTIWQDKFELIFVAPSQLLVRSLAEPTQQLTIESQLGLEIDDVRIMGKDNYLVGRTEESLILCDLTRNLASEVPWTASGRHERFYFENPHVCLVFNVGELSLVEYGDNRILGSVRTEFVNPHVISVRLNERGNARENKKLAFLLDAKTICVVDLVSQQVSGQINHETKIDWLELSETAHKLLFRDKKLRLILVDNYNGKKQTLLSNISFVQWVPQSDVVVAQSNTNLAIWYNIDLPEHVTLQTMRGEAIEVLRENGHTVVRSQDGPSEHTYQLDEGLVEFGTAVNDNDFGRAVHFLESLGDKPAAKAMWHNLAIISLEEGNLRVAQRCYAALANVSKAYYLAEMIEQADNFEQATGSPGIHCPEVRAKLALLSSDLRAAERIYLEQGDIEAALAMYQQLRMWDEAVALAERRGYARLPELRQQHMDFLLETDQQEKAGQVLEDEGELQQAMALFLKANKPARAARLALKTPHLLQDEQLMLQVTEGLVHCELYELAGDIAHRLSRPEAALALYRKGGAYARALELARVVSPQEVTALEEQWGDWLVSRKQLDASINHYIEAGATQKALEAAVGAKQWRKAVQIAKVLDEPELIQRYALDLSKHLAFAGDLDGAEDLLVRANLYKDAIELLNRHGKWERAYVLGEKYLKAEQLRELFVQLGSSLEEQGKYRDAEKVLIAVNEPDLAIAMYKRRELYDSMIRLVERYHKDLLDSTHLHLARQLESRGKFKNAELHFIASGDWKSAVHMYCSSSRWEDGYRVAKQKGTEGASQQVAYMWAKSMPLESAVRLLSKLGLLDTAVGFACDSGQFEFAMELCRFAGKPTDEVHLKIAMSLEDEGKFEEAEAEFLKAHKPKEAILMYQHAGDWAAALNVAEQHLPDAINDVLIGQASAALETRNYQDYEMLLLRAQRPDLIIDYYKQESLYEDALRIAEEHYPSAMNDLRRLHAQQQRGQQQGEDVTSDSRAYLQRAAEFAKREQFRKAAECLMQIDASNAEDAGTLERALLRAAEIVNQFLEGKDAQDLAQTLGPRLLAIKQIGPAAQLYLAADMPKQAVDVFIRAEQWSKARRLAKEIDAELLAYVEQQQKSRLKHEGNVEQLADIDIISALDLLAEQGQWQRCLDKAKQLNPSVLQKYVAAYAAQLIRESDCINALGLYLSYGAPPIEEHFNLYSRIALDCLSLREEQSEGGSLWQRLRDFLYRMIIGVRGSEHAQSAFAGKAEQYLTIAHYYATRAACRPVPSLQPVAVRLSLALLRHTDVLPVDKGFYEAGMELRQAGREAEAFVMLNHYLDVCEAIEEGSGNLVDHSDLAATDFPSSVPLPEDIHLKNEPNLHEEVREWVLAVSMDQQVDQLLPNDDRGLYESSLGANDMPCLLSGYPVRGRQPVTFQSSNNQVNRDVWSKFAVAVKMAPGSGVTDIIAFVEKWQGAANYVMH